In Nocardioides sp., the following proteins share a genomic window:
- a CDS encoding helix-turn-helix transcriptional regulator encodes MARTIIARARRGSGLSQRELARRSGTSQPTLSTYEHGTKSPTLAVAERIVNSSGFDLDLVPRVEFTIHSGARGEPFVVPDRLWRLDTDTAFATVKPPQRLHWSGPSRPYNLRDRRDRARVYEIVLREGEPADLLAYLDGALLVDLWDELVIPRAIRSAWEPLIASVRCHRVSD; translated from the coding sequence ATGGCCAGAACGATCATCGCGCGCGCACGCCGCGGCAGTGGACTGTCGCAGCGGGAACTGGCGCGCCGTTCGGGCACCTCGCAGCCAACGCTCTCGACCTACGAGCACGGCACCAAGTCGCCGACGCTGGCCGTGGCCGAGCGCATCGTCAACAGCAGTGGCTTCGATCTCGACCTCGTGCCCCGCGTCGAGTTCACCATCCACTCCGGTGCCCGCGGTGAGCCGTTCGTCGTCCCTGATCGCCTGTGGCGTCTCGACACTGACACGGCCTTCGCGACGGTGAAGCCGCCCCAGCGCCTGCACTGGTCCGGCCCGTCGCGTCCCTACAACCTTCGCGACCGACGCGACCGGGCCAGGGTCTACGAGATCGTTCTTCGCGAAGGCGAACCGGCCGACCTGCTCGCTTACTTGGACGGGGCCCTGCTCGTCGACCTCTGGGACGAGCTCGTCATCCCGAGGGCGATCCGCAGCGCCTGGGAGCCGCTCATCGCGTCCGTTCGGTGCCATCGCGTGAGCGACTGA
- a CDS encoding nucleotidyl transferase AbiEii/AbiGii toxin family protein: MFFSLPESAGFLLAGGAALIAQGIVPRPTEDLDFFTSRHSGSVVAASDALIAAVTARGWTHELVRTGEEFRRWAITGPETVLVDLAVDSPASSTPTVTIAGPSFAPAELAIRKTLALFGRAEPRDFVDVYVLHQRFAREETLLMAAEVDPGFDLAMFAATLRTHGRIEDQDFPDVGVPITAIRAYFDAWAEELDPR, translated from the coding sequence GTGTTCTTCTCCCTGCCCGAGTCGGCAGGCTTCCTACTCGCCGGCGGCGCGGCGCTGATCGCCCAGGGGATCGTGCCGAGGCCGACCGAAGACCTCGACTTCTTCACATCGCGTCACTCCGGAAGCGTCGTGGCAGCGAGCGATGCCCTCATCGCTGCGGTCACGGCTCGCGGGTGGACACACGAGTTGGTGCGGACCGGCGAGGAGTTTCGGCGGTGGGCGATCACCGGTCCGGAGACGGTTCTCGTGGACCTCGCCGTCGACAGTCCCGCCTCCAGCACTCCGACCGTCACGATCGCGGGCCCGAGCTTCGCGCCCGCCGAGCTTGCGATCCGCAAGACACTCGCGCTGTTCGGCCGCGCGGAACCCCGCGACTTCGTCGACGTCTACGTGCTGCACCAACGATTCGCCCGCGAGGAGACGCTTCTGATGGCAGCCGAGGTCGATCCAGGCTTCGACCTCGCGATGTTCGCTGCCACGCTGCGGACCCACGGCCGCATCGAGGACCAGGACTTCCCCGACGTCGGCGTACCCATCACTGCCATTCGGGCCTACT